One Shewanella sp. MR-4 DNA window includes the following coding sequences:
- a CDS encoding glutamate-5-semialdehyde dehydrogenase translates to MSLIKQISADAAHAAHILAQLDESLKNTVLLDMARSLREKSYEIQSANLIDVHRAIQDNLSSAMVDRLTLNQHRIEAMAQGIETIAALPDPVGHERYIGKRPNGLSISKMRVPLGVVCMIYEARPNVTADAGALCFKSGNAVILRGGKEALHTSQVIASILQAVLTAYGLPKALISVIPDPDRALMLELMQQREFIDVIIPRGGEGLINYVTENSSIPVIQHFKGVCHLYVDKDANQDIALDLLLNGKTQRTGVCNALEGLLVHKDIAPRFLPRVAKALAEHQVKINACPPAAAYFDACTYMAEEDFGQEYLDLEIAIRQVDSFEVATQHIAKFGSHHTEVICTDNELTAAHFQRAVDASVVMVNASSRFSDGSELGLGAEIGIATTKLHAYGPMGLEALTTEKYLVSGTGQIRA, encoded by the coding sequence ATGAGCCTAATTAAACAAATATCTGCCGATGCCGCCCATGCGGCCCACATACTCGCCCAACTCGATGAGTCGTTAAAAAACACCGTATTACTGGATATGGCGCGCTCATTACGGGAAAAAAGCTATGAGATCCAAAGTGCTAACCTGATTGACGTCCACAGAGCCATACAAGACAACTTAAGCTCCGCTATGGTCGATCGCCTCACCCTTAACCAACATCGCATAGAGGCGATGGCACAAGGGATAGAAACCATCGCCGCCCTGCCCGATCCCGTTGGGCATGAGCGTTATATAGGAAAGCGACCAAACGGCTTGTCGATCAGTAAGATGCGTGTGCCACTCGGCGTGGTGTGTATGATTTATGAGGCGCGCCCGAATGTCACCGCCGATGCCGGCGCATTGTGCTTTAAATCCGGCAATGCGGTGATCCTACGTGGCGGTAAGGAAGCGCTACACACCAGTCAAGTGATCGCCAGTATTTTACAGGCGGTACTGACCGCCTATGGTTTACCTAAAGCACTTATCAGCGTGATCCCCGATCCTGACCGCGCCCTGATGCTCGAACTGATGCAGCAGCGGGAATTTATCGATGTGATCATACCCCGTGGTGGCGAAGGACTGATTAATTACGTCACTGAAAACAGTAGCATTCCGGTTATTCAGCACTTTAAGGGCGTGTGCCATTTATATGTGGATAAAGACGCTAATCAAGATATCGCCTTGGATTTGCTGCTCAATGGTAAAACCCAACGCACAGGAGTGTGTAACGCCCTCGAGGGTTTGTTAGTGCATAAGGATATCGCGCCGCGATTCTTGCCCCGCGTCGCCAAGGCACTGGCCGAGCATCAAGTAAAAATCAATGCATGCCCTCCGGCCGCCGCGTATTTCGACGCTTGCACTTATATGGCAGAAGAAGATTTTGGCCAAGAATACTTGGACTTAGAAATCGCCATTCGCCAAGTCGACAGTTTTGAAGTCGCCACCCAACATATCGCTAAGTTTGGCAGCCACCATACCGAGGTGATTTGCACCGACAATGAACTCACCGCCGCCCACTTTCAACGCGCAGTGGATGCCTCGGTCGTTATGGTGAATGCCTCATCACGCTTTTCCGATGGCAGTGAACTCGGCCTCGGCGCCGAAATCGGCATAGCCACCACTAAGCTACATGCCTACGGCCCCATGGGACTCGAAGCCTTAACCACTGAAAAATATCTGGTTTCAGGCACAGGACAGATTAGAGCTTAG
- a CDS encoding DUF2513 domain-containing protein, with protein MVTDLEYLTKMLNLFRTADTAHIEISHFPKLGVGIENVSKPGFLDEKFLFHLQIAIENGLISNRDLQANSLKSVGITIGGCGRASLTSVQIRLTQKGHDFVQALNNKEVLLKIKSELKDAPFKAIFDGSQKLLEHFLKKKMDTLLSEGL; from the coding sequence TTGGTTACTGATCTTGAGTATTTAACAAAAATGTTAAACTTATTTCGAACCGCGGATACTGCGCATATTGAAATATCTCATTTCCCGAAGTTAGGAGTTGGAATTGAAAATGTGTCTAAACCTGGTTTTTTAGATGAAAAATTTTTGTTTCACCTACAAATTGCTATTGAAAACGGGCTGATTAGTAATCGAGATCTGCAAGCTAATAGTCTGAAATCCGTTGGAATCACTATTGGTGGATGTGGTAGAGCTTCACTAACTTCTGTTCAAATACGCTTAACTCAGAAAGGGCATGATTTTGTTCAAGCTTTGAACAATAAAGAAGTACTTTTAAAAATAAAGTCAGAACTAAAAGATGCTCCCTTCAAAGCGATCTTTGATGGAAGTCAGAAATTATTAGAACATTTTCTTAAAAAGAAAATGGATACTCTATTGAGTGAAGGCTTATGA
- a CDS encoding DUF3612 domain-containing protein produces the protein MRNDQSLMRKSHFLGTKIRNLRKRNNLTMEDLSARCIRVDAGSAPSVSYLSMIERGKRVPSAEMLAVIATVFQKDVDWFLDDVPEESAITPDKGRRGGISGMALEPSFLFSNDILQIAIPEMLSQTGISGRQFAHLLIRAHQEHHQNHFPDLERAAEEVGLKRMPLSLEEMLDIAKGVGLKIKWIDSTPQEVIDERGVSSHQLVTSFFEPPSTIYINKVLKNRPSRLKYDLAAHIGHCVLHNKDGLKSVMISGRKLEMDEEVTMQSNTLNAQDILHAWRDFESSFFAGALLCPKVPYRQLLDRHGYEIEVHKQLQVSASVAMRRMTVVSPYSHWHYFDAYAPGKLKAVYRGNGIPLPWGNMRLVEDPCQHWAVFRMISEPSVGTSAQISILNVGNEPRIYCCESIKVEDSAGNPHVLCAGIDLNPAIEAQGKDALSIAHDLKAACVSGGGSVAIPKHIKSDLVSVAKILNINWIERGIKNDARLICSRGAVCPRQPSCYQAGKSQCDGAA, from the coding sequence ATGCGCAATGACCAGAGCTTGATGAGAAAGTCACATTTCCTAGGGACAAAAATACGTAACCTACGGAAACGTAACAATTTAACCATGGAAGATTTATCTGCGCGTTGCATCCGCGTCGATGCGGGCAGTGCGCCCTCTGTGTCATATTTGTCGATGATCGAGCGTGGAAAACGCGTGCCGAGTGCCGAAATGTTGGCCGTGATTGCCACGGTTTTTCAAAAGGATGTTGACTGGTTTTTAGACGACGTACCTGAGGAAAGTGCCATCACGCCGGACAAGGGCCGCCGAGGTGGGATTAGCGGCATGGCGCTCGAACCCAGCTTTTTGTTTTCAAATGATATTTTGCAAATAGCCATCCCTGAAATGCTATCCCAGACTGGGATCTCGGGTCGACAATTCGCCCACTTATTAATCCGCGCCCATCAGGAACATCATCAAAACCATTTCCCCGATCTTGAACGTGCCGCCGAAGAGGTTGGGTTAAAACGCATGCCCTTATCCCTCGAGGAGATGCTGGATATTGCCAAGGGCGTAGGCTTAAAAATCAAATGGATAGATAGTACGCCCCAGGAAGTGATCGACGAGCGCGGCGTAAGCTCGCATCAGTTAGTGACTTCCTTCTTCGAGCCGCCGAGCACCATTTACATCAATAAAGTCCTTAAAAATCGCCCCAGTCGACTGAAGTACGATCTCGCCGCCCATATCGGCCATTGTGTGTTACACAACAAAGATGGGCTTAAGAGTGTGATGATTTCTGGCCGAAAACTGGAGATGGATGAAGAAGTGACGATGCAGTCTAATACCCTGAACGCGCAGGATATTTTGCATGCGTGGCGCGACTTCGAGTCCAGCTTTTTTGCCGGAGCCCTGTTATGTCCTAAGGTGCCCTATCGACAATTGCTCGACCGCCACGGTTACGAAATTGAGGTGCATAAACAGCTGCAAGTGTCGGCTTCGGTTGCCATGCGACGGATGACGGTCGTATCGCCTTATTCCCATTGGCATTATTTTGATGCCTATGCGCCGGGCAAACTCAAAGCCGTTTACCGTGGTAATGGCATTCCCCTGCCTTGGGGCAATATGCGGCTGGTGGAAGACCCTTGTCAGCACTGGGCGGTGTTTAGAATGATCAGTGAACCTTCAGTTGGGACATCGGCGCAAATTTCGATTTTAAATGTGGGCAATGAACCACGGATTTACTGCTGCGAGTCGATTAAGGTCGAAGACTCGGCGGGCAACCCCCATGTGCTTTGTGCCGGTATCGATTTAAATCCGGCCATTGAAGCCCAAGGTAAGGATGCACTCTCTATCGCCCATGATTTAAAAGCCGCCTGTGTGTCTGGCGGCGGATCAGTCGCGATTCCCAAGCATATTAAAAGCGATCTAGTAAGCGTGGCTAAGATATTGAATATCAACTGGATTGAGCGCGGTATTAAAAATGATGCCCGGCTTATCTGCTCCCGCGGCGCCGTCTGCCCACGGCAACCCAGCTGTTATCAAGCGGGTAAATCGCAGTGTGATGGGGCAGCGTAA